The Paenibacillus sp. MBLB1832 genome has a window encoding:
- a CDS encoding methyltransferase domain-containing protein gives MSANGNSKNLENTGERFIPGLFDMLTSDEHWQRYISVSAFVENKVVLDIASGEGYGSNYIAQTANKVFGVDISEEAIEHAQQKYNRENLCFSVGSVDKLGFEKDFFDTIVSFETIEHVGQDVQEKFLTEVKRVLKQDGVFIVSCPNKAIASDLAFDLWGYSNEFHLKEYYLDEFKEFLSNYFENVQFLYQRSEIAIILNDFDADSLKILRMAEKDHSDVQNIIAVCSQNEIDVSSMNSIVLDNRHRYLDNNKNVSGLIKSNTNLQGSLNSTLEVFMQTDQKLHDANLDLLQKEQQLSMAHSQLEQKDQLIENIKDQLKQKDYQLSVTSSKLHQMERQLSDSEAHMKKLEKQFEQKDVEIQVILNSTSWKFTKPLRRLESIFRKLRKDSE, from the coding sequence ATGAGCGCTAATGGTAACAGCAAAAACTTAGAAAATACAGGCGAACGTTTTATTCCGGGCTTATTTGATATGTTGACATCTGATGAACACTGGCAAAGGTATATATCTGTAAGTGCTTTTGTAGAAAATAAGGTAGTTCTGGATATTGCTTCAGGTGAAGGATACGGTTCTAACTATATAGCACAAACTGCAAATAAAGTGTTTGGTGTCGATATTTCAGAAGAAGCCATTGAACATGCCCAACAGAAATATAATAGAGAGAATTTGTGTTTTTCAGTTGGTTCTGTTGACAAGCTTGGATTTGAAAAAGATTTTTTTGATACAATTGTTAGTTTTGAAACAATTGAGCACGTTGGACAAGATGTCCAAGAAAAATTTCTGACAGAAGTAAAACGAGTTTTAAAACAAGATGGAGTCTTTATCGTATCATGCCCGAATAAAGCCATAGCATCTGATTTAGCTTTTGATCTTTGGGGTTATTCAAATGAATTTCATTTAAAAGAATATTATTTAGATGAATTTAAAGAATTTTTATCAAACTATTTTGAGAATGTACAATTTCTATATCAAAGAAGTGAGATTGCAATAATATTAAACGATTTTGACGCGGATTCTTTAAAAATATTAAGAATGGCGGAAAAGGATCATAGTGATGTTCAGAATATAATAGCAGTTTGCAGTCAAAACGAAATTGATGTTTCAAGTATGAATTCAATAGTATTGGATAATAGGCACAGATACCTTGATAATAATAAAAATGTATCAGGTTTGATTAAATCAAACACCAATTTACAAGGCTCATTGAATTCGACGCTTGAAGTATTTATGCAGACTGATCAAAAACTTCATGATGCGAACCTTGATTTGCTTCAAAAAGAACAACAATTAAGTATGGCACATAGCCAGCTCGAACAAAAAGATCAGCTAATTGAAAATATTAAAGATCAACTCAAACAAAAAGATTATCAACTTAGTGTCACTAGTAGCAAATTACACCAAATGGAGCGACAACTTAGTGATTCTGAAGCACATATGAAAAAATTGGAGAAACAATTTGAACAAAAAGATGTAGAAATTCAGGTTATCTTAAACTCAACTTCTTGGAAATTTACAAAACCGTTGAGAAGACTGGAATCTATTTTTCGGAAATTAAGGAAAGATTCAGAATAA
- a CDS encoding glycosyltransferase: protein MNCFKPLVTIIIPVYNGSNYIKEAIESALAQTYENIEIIVVNDGSNDDGKTEEIALTYGDRIKYFSKENGGTSTALNLGIKNMKGEYFSWLSHDDTYYPEKIEMQITELSKLSEKNTIMMSDLDGIDENYKKIYKTNYNEHIKQYPPRENSRIHPIIYNQTHGCTLLIPKVCFDTVGLFDEKELVAQDFEFFYRAFLEFPHKLISKVLVTARDSSNRQGRRSKSRGDQEYSKLFIKIIENLNDDELKSLAPSRIEFYMDMLNFFKDAEYSIALEYIRNKMFSNLQISSYDLLGSRFNGHDLHNYLRENGINAKQLVLNKLSDDDTTFQYNFDAPNGSKELLQQSIFLDADIVHMHLIHNIIDTNYLPIISRLKPTILSLHDPFFLGGHCVHHFDCKKWKTHCFDCSYLDKDFKLFNDITALNFALKKDAIQNSDIVAIVASKWMLRKVEESPVWNGKKVYYLPFGIDQSLFKPGDKIAERNKLKIPTEDTVLMFRSDTVEFKGLDIIINALASLSNKKNITLITVGKKGLLRDLTNMFNIIEYDWINNDETMVSLYQACDIFLMPSRQESFGLMAIEAMSCGKMVLTIEGEGTALPEVINAPFCGVSVKEEDYPKELARLIESKFEVLDRGNKCADYARVNYSKDKYVNEMIQIYSEVIESKKYDDDTKILLQQLKKYPNDNFMVSGNKSVVAVQEIIRKNERLKKGVRVCARAAWNVITILNLKSVVTSTRLYSKLYKNGTIDKLRG, encoded by the coding sequence ATGAATTGTTTTAAACCGCTAGTAACAATTATTATTCCAGTTTATAACGGCTCCAATTATATTAAGGAAGCAATTGAAAGTGCTTTGGCACAAACATATGAAAATATTGAAATTATTGTTGTAAATGATGGTTCAAATGATGACGGAAAAACAGAAGAGATTGCGCTAACTTACGGGGATAGAATTAAATATTTTTCAAAAGAAAATGGCGGCACATCTACCGCATTGAATTTAGGTATTAAAAATATGAAAGGAGAATATTTCTCGTGGCTTAGTCACGATGATACTTATTATCCAGAAAAAATCGAAATGCAAATAACGGAACTATCTAAATTGTCAGAAAAAAATACAATTATGATGTCTGACTTAGATGGTATAGATGAAAATTATAAAAAAATATATAAAACAAACTACAATGAACATATAAAACAATATCCACCTAGGGAGAATTCAAGGATACATCCTATTATTTATAATCAAACACATGGATGCACGCTATTAATTCCGAAAGTTTGCTTTGATACTGTTGGTTTATTTGATGAAAAAGAGTTAGTAGCTCAAGATTTTGAGTTTTTCTACCGAGCATTTCTAGAATTTCCACATAAATTGATTTCAAAAGTATTAGTAACTGCTCGTGATTCATCCAATAGACAAGGTAGAAGAAGTAAGTCACGTGGTGATCAAGAGTACAGTAAACTTTTCATCAAAATTATCGAAAACTTAAATGATGATGAACTTAAGTCCCTTGCGCCAAGTCGCATTGAGTTCTATATGGATATGCTCAATTTCTTTAAAGATGCAGAATATAGTATTGCCTTAGAATATATTAGAAATAAAATGTTTTCGAATTTACAAATTTCTTCCTATGACTTATTAGGTAGTAGATTTAATGGGCATGATTTGCATAATTATTTACGAGAGAACGGTATTAATGCAAAACAATTGGTACTAAATAAACTTTCCGACGACGATACTACATTCCAATATAATTTTGACGCTCCAAATGGAAGTAAGGAATTGCTACAACAAAGTATATTTCTTGATGCAGATATTGTTCATATGCATTTAATCCATAATATAATTGACACTAATTATTTACCGATAATTTCAAGGCTAAAACCGACTATACTTTCTCTTCATGATCCATTTTTCCTTGGCGGTCATTGTGTGCATCATTTTGATTGTAAAAAATGGAAAACACATTGTTTTGACTGTTCATACCTTGATAAAGATTTTAAGCTTTTTAATGATATCACTGCTTTGAATTTTGCATTGAAAAAAGATGCAATTCAGAACTCTGATATTGTTGCAATTGTAGCATCAAAGTGGATGCTGAGAAAAGTAGAAGAGTCACCAGTGTGGAATGGGAAAAAAGTATATTACTTACCATTTGGTATTGATCAAAGTTTGTTTAAGCCAGGAGATAAGATTGCAGAAAGAAACAAGCTAAAAATACCTACCGAAGATACGGTCCTTATGTTTAGAAGTGACACAGTAGAATTCAAGGGTTTAGATATTATTATTAATGCTTTGGCCAGTTTAAGTAATAAAAAGAATATTACTTTGATTACTGTTGGGAAAAAAGGACTATTAAGGGATTTAACAAATATGTTTAACATTATTGAATATGATTGGATCAATAATGATGAGACAATGGTTAGTTTGTACCAAGCTTGTGATATTTTCCTTATGCCATCAAGACAAGAAAGTTTCGGTTTAATGGCTATCGAAGCTATGAGCTGTGGAAAAATGGTTCTTACAATTGAAGGTGAAGGAACTGCTTTGCCCGAAGTGATTAATGCTCCTTTCTGTGGAGTTTCAGTAAAAGAGGAAGATTATCCAAAAGAGTTGGCTAGACTAATAGAAAGCAAATTTGAAGTGCTTGATCGAGGAAACAAATGTGCAGATTATGCGAGAGTGAATTACTCGAAAGATAAATATGTAAATGAAATGATTCAAATTTATAGCGAAGTTATTGAAAGTAAAAAATATGATGATGATACAAAAATATTGTTACAGCAACTAAAAAAATATCCTAACGACAATTTCATGGTTTCAGGAAATAAAAGTGTAGTGGCAGTTCAAGAAATAATTAGAAAGAATGAACGTTTAAAAAAAGGCGTACGTGTGTGTGCTCGGGCAGCGTGGAACGTTATAACTATTTTAAATTTAAAATCAGTTGTCACTTCAACACGTTTGTATTCGAAATTGTATAAAAATGGAACGATTGATAAGTTGCGCGGATAA
- a CDS encoding glycosyltransferase produces the protein MKILHITETMATGVLKYLQEVIEADHYSGAQHLILYSSKRENTPIDLNKHFPDSVSLIEMNMNFNSSYACIQCIKLLHAQISKIKPDAIHLHSSIAGFLGRIVSVCFPKVKVFYTPHGYSFLMTNKSKVIRAVFWTAEFILSQINGKIIACSKSEFRYANKLSPIRKPFLLENCIKAGPSISKEKIATSKNIIGVGRLEHQKNPKLFIEIIAELKKIDPTINAIWIGDGSLKSDCEEQNYALNAEVNFTGWLSNAKTIEFLEDSMVFLQTSNWEGLPYSVLEAFSIGLPVVASNIESHRDLIDSGYICFISANKKQFVENILNLLRNRELCRDVFEKNRKSIERNYANFSYTINNIYNNK, from the coding sequence ATGAAAATACTGCATATCACAGAAACCATGGCTACAGGTGTGTTAAAATACTTACAGGAAGTAATTGAGGCTGATCACTATAGTGGAGCGCAGCATTTAATACTTTATTCATCAAAGAGAGAAAATACACCAATAGATTTAAACAAGCATTTTCCGGATTCAGTTTCACTGATTGAGATGAATATGAATTTTAATTCTAGCTACGCTTGTATACAATGTATTAAATTATTGCATGCACAAATATCCAAAATAAAACCTGATGCTATTCATTTGCATTCTTCTATCGCAGGTTTTTTAGGTAGAATAGTATCAGTATGTTTCCCAAAGGTAAAAGTATTCTACACACCTCACGGGTATAGTTTTTTAATGACAAATAAATCGAAAGTAATTAGAGCGGTATTTTGGACAGCAGAATTTATCTTATCACAAATTAATGGAAAAATTATTGCTTGCTCTAAAAGTGAATTTAGATATGCAAATAAATTAAGTCCGATTCGAAAACCTTTTTTATTAGAAAATTGTATAAAAGCTGGTCCTAGTATAAGTAAAGAAAAAATAGCGACTTCCAAGAATATCATTGGTGTTGGTCGATTGGAACATCAAAAAAATCCTAAATTATTTATCGAAATTATTGCTGAACTCAAAAAAATTGATCCAACAATAAATGCCATATGGATTGGAGATGGTTCACTAAAGTCAGATTGTGAGGAACAAAATTATGCTCTTAATGCTGAGGTTAATTTCACAGGATGGCTTTCAAATGCAAAAACCATTGAGTTTCTTGAAGATTCGATGGTTTTTCTTCAAACATCAAATTGGGAAGGACTTCCTTATTCAGTGTTAGAAGCATTTTCTATTGGTCTTCCAGTGGTTGCTAGTAACATTGAAAGCCACAGAGACTTAATAGATAGCGGATATATTTGTTTTATTTCAGCTAATAAAAAGCAATTTGTCGAAAATATATTAAATTTATTGCGTAATAGAGAGCTTTGTCGTGATGTTTTTGAAAAAAATAGAAAAAGTATAGAAAGAAATTATGCAAACTTTTCATATACAATTAACAACATTTATAACAACAAATAA
- a CDS encoding ABC transporter ATP-binding protein, with translation MSENIVEINDVSMLFNLSREKVDNIKEYFVRLIQGKLTFEEFWALRNVSFNIKKGESMGILGLNGSGKSTLLKIIAGILKPTTGKISVYGTVAPLIELGAGFDFELTAKENIFLNGAIFGYSRSQMKEQFEEIIDFAELWDFVDVPIKNFSSGMVARLGFSIATLSKPDVLIADEILGVGDHKFQMKCERRMEEIINNGATVILVSHSIDSVRKICSQAAWLNKGQLVNVGSAELVCNEYMASME, from the coding sequence TTGTCAGAGAATATAGTCGAAATTAATGATGTTTCCATGTTGTTTAATCTTAGTCGTGAGAAAGTCGATAACATTAAGGAGTATTTCGTCCGGCTGATACAAGGGAAATTAACATTTGAGGAATTTTGGGCATTGAGAAACGTTTCCTTCAATATTAAAAAAGGCGAGTCTATGGGCATTCTAGGTTTGAATGGTAGTGGTAAAAGTACTCTTCTCAAAATAATTGCTGGTATACTTAAACCAACAACTGGAAAAATATCGGTCTATGGTACCGTCGCTCCCCTGATAGAACTTGGTGCTGGTTTCGATTTCGAATTAACTGCCAAAGAGAATATTTTTTTGAACGGAGCAATTTTTGGTTACAGCAGATCTCAAATGAAGGAACAATTTGAAGAAATCATTGATTTTGCTGAATTGTGGGATTTTGTTGATGTTCCGATAAAAAATTTTTCTTCTGGTATGGTTGCTAGGCTGGGTTTTTCAATTGCGACATTAAGCAAACCAGATGTTTTAATTGCAGACGAAATATTAGGGGTAGGGGATCACAAGTTTCAAATGAAGTGTGAGAGAAGAATGGAAGAGATTATAAATAATGGGGCAACTGTTATTCTTGTATCACATTCAATTGATAGTGTTAGAAAGATCTGTTCTCAAGCTGCATGGCTGAATAAGGGGCAATTAGTTAATGTGGGTTCTGCAGAATTAGTTTGTAATGAATATATGGCTAGCATGGAATGA
- a CDS encoding ABC transporter permease, whose product MNKLFVMLTGFFKYNNLLFELVVRDIKVRYRKSILGLFWTLLNPLMTMLVMTIVFSSLFKSNIPHFPVYYLTGSILFSFHSEATSQALTSIITNASLIKKVYIPKYLFPLSRVLSSMVNLGFAFIALLLVMIIDGAPFKGTIFLFLLPIFYLTLFTTGLSLILSAITVFFRDINHLYGVFTLLWTYMTPIFYPVSIISDQYRWIYEYNPMYYYISFFREIIINGSFPGISDNILCFTIGIISLTMGLFTFYKCQNKFILHV is encoded by the coding sequence ATGAATAAATTATTCGTCATGTTAACCGGTTTTTTTAAGTATAATAATTTACTATTTGAGTTAGTAGTTAGAGATATAAAGGTCCGCTATAGAAAATCAATACTAGGACTATTTTGGACATTGTTAAACCCATTGATGACAATGTTAGTAATGACAATTGTATTTTCATCACTATTTAAATCAAATATTCCTCATTTTCCAGTTTATTATCTAACAGGAAGCATCTTATTTAGTTTTCATTCTGAAGCGACTTCACAAGCGCTAACTTCAATCATAACAAATGCAAGCTTGATAAAAAAAGTATATATTCCCAAGTATTTATTTCCATTGTCTAGAGTGTTGTCAAGCATGGTGAATTTAGGATTCGCGTTTATTGCATTATTATTAGTAATGATTATTGATGGAGCACCATTTAAAGGCACAATATTTCTGTTTCTTTTACCAATTTTTTATCTGACGCTTTTTACCACGGGTTTAAGTTTAATTTTGTCCGCGATAACAGTATTTTTTCGAGACATAAACCATCTATATGGAGTATTTACCTTACTTTGGACGTACATGACACCTATTTTCTATCCAGTATCAATAATTTCAGATCAATATAGATGGATATATGAATACAATCCAATGTACTATTATATTAGTTTTTTTCGTGAGATCATTATAAATGGAAGTTTTCCTGGGATCAGTGATAATATTTTGTGCTTCACAATAGGAATAATATCATTAACGATGGGGTTATTTACTTTCTACAAGTGTCAGAATAAATTTATTCTACACGTATAA
- a CDS encoding sugar nucleotide-binding protein: MKKVAVLGATGMAGHVIALFLEEKGYDVYRMSRSIANSDKNAQIDASDFTRLISWLDEIKPDVVVNSIGILQKEADARPDLAIQLNAYLPRKLEQQFKGSTTKFIHLSTDCVFSGETGGYTEDSFPDGMTMYDRSKALGEELSMGKILLSACPLLAPTQM; encoded by the coding sequence ATGAAAAAGGTTGCTGTACTAGGTGCTACAGGCATGGCCGGGCATGTTATTGCTTTATTTCTTGAAGAAAAGGGATATGATGTTTATCGCATGTCTAGAAGCATTGCAAATTCAGATAAAAATGCTCAAATTGATGCTAGTGATTTCACGAGATTAATCAGTTGGCTCGATGAGATAAAACCAGATGTGGTTGTAAATTCCATCGGTATTCTGCAGAAGGAAGCAGATGCTCGTCCAGATTTAGCGATTCAACTTAATGCATATCTTCCACGCAAATTAGAACAACAGTTCAAAGGGAGCACGACTAAATTTATTCATTTGAGTACAGATTGTGTGTTCTCAGGAGAAACTGGAGGTTATACGGAGGATTCATTTCCTGATGGGATGACGATGTATGACCGTTCTAAAGCATTAGGTGAAGAGTTGTCAATGGGAAAGATCTTACTTTCCGCATGTCCATTATTGGCCCCGACACAGATGTGA
- the wecB gene encoding non-hydrolyzing UDP-N-acetylglucosamine 2-epimerase — MKVMTIVGTRPEIIKLSCVIEELDKYTEHTLVHTGQNYDYELNEIFFTGMGIRKPDIFLEAVGSTAAETIGNVIIKTDELFKDLKPDAVLLYGDTNSCLSVISAKRNKIPIFHMEAGNRCFDQRVPEEINRKIVDQLSDINMTLTEHARRYLLDEGIRPETIIKTGSSMKEVLERQAEKINASDVLTRLKLDKSGYFVVSTHREENIDSPANVSDLVESLNAIAETYSKRIIVSTHPRTQKLIEKGNFIFNNLIELMKPLGFADYIKLQQNAYCVISDSGTITEESSLLHFPAITIRQAHERPEGMDEGTLIMSGLKKSNVLDAINLVVSQYSEKKQPLRTVQDYDTDNVSIKVVRIILSYTDYVNRTVWKKE; from the coding sequence ATGAAAGTTATGACTATTGTCGGAACTCGTCCGGAAATTATTAAATTAAGTTGTGTTATTGAAGAGTTAGATAAATATACTGAACACACATTGGTTCACACTGGGCAAAATTATGATTATGAACTTAATGAGATATTTTTTACAGGTATGGGAATTCGTAAACCAGATATTTTTCTCGAAGCAGTCGGGAGTACAGCAGCTGAGACGATCGGTAATGTAATCATTAAAACCGACGAATTATTTAAGGATTTAAAACCAGATGCTGTTCTACTTTACGGAGATACGAACTCCTGTTTATCCGTAATTTCTGCTAAAAGAAACAAAATACCTATCTTTCATATGGAAGCTGGTAATCGCTGCTTTGATCAAAGGGTACCAGAGGAAATTAACCGTAAAATTGTTGATCAATTAAGCGACATAAATATGACTTTAACAGAGCATGCCCGCCGATATTTACTTGATGAAGGGATCCGACCAGAAACTATCATTAAAACAGGATCAAGCATGAAAGAAGTGTTGGAGCGGCAAGCGGAGAAGATCAATGCTAGTGATGTATTGACAAGATTGAAGCTCGATAAAAGTGGATATTTTGTCGTTAGCACTCATCGTGAAGAAAATATTGATTCCCCAGCGAATGTTAGCGATTTAGTTGAATCTTTAAATGCCATTGCTGAAACCTATTCAAAAAGAATCATTGTTTCCACACATCCTAGAACGCAAAAATTGATTGAAAAAGGGAATTTTATTTTTAATAACTTAATTGAATTAATGAAACCATTAGGCTTTGCTGATTATATTAAGCTTCAGCAAAATGCTTATTGTGTAATTTCGGATAGCGGAACAATTACAGAGGAATCTTCACTTTTACATTTCCCAGCGATTACAATCAGACAGGCTCACGAACGCCCAGAGGGAATGGACGAAGGTACACTGATAATGTCGGGGTTAAAGAAAAGTAATGTTCTTGATGCTATTAACCTTGTGGTTTCTCAATATTCTGAGAAGAAGCAACCGCTGAGAACTGTCCAAGATTATGACACAGATAATGTTTCTATAAAAGTTGTAAGAATTATCCTTAGCTATACGGATTATGTTAATCGTACAGTCTGGAAAAAAGAATAG